Proteins encoded together in one Spirochaetota bacterium window:
- the glyA gene encoding serine hydroxymethyltransferase, with protein MNPLNRTLKDSDPEIYASINREVDREFNRLELIASENLASRAVLEAQGSVLTNKYAEGYPHARYYEGCEYADEVEALAIERGKKLFGVPHINVQPHSGSQANMGVYFAVLNPGDTILGLGLASGGHLTHGAKVNFSGKIYRAVSYDVRESDQILDYDNIRDIAKRERPKILITGGSAYSRIIDFKAMRSIADEVGAYFLVDMAHFGGLVVTGLYPSPAPYADFITGTTHKTLRGPRSGYAIAMKEDLAKKLDKLVFPGIQGGPLVHTIAAKAVCFREALDPSFRKYQESVIANAKMMASELTTRGYSIVSGGTDTHLMLVNTKKSKNLTGDIAAGALDKAFITCNKNGIPFDPESPKVTSGIRLGTPILTTRGMGTSEIKTVVAFIDRVLCDVNNESTIQAVANDVRDLCKKFPIYEYLR; from the coding sequence ATGAATCCGCTCAATCGCACGCTCAAAGATTCCGACCCTGAGATCTACGCCTCCATCAACCGTGAGGTCGACCGCGAATTCAACCGACTCGAACTTATCGCGAGCGAGAACCTCGCATCGCGCGCGGTGCTCGAAGCGCAGGGTTCGGTGCTCACCAACAAATACGCCGAGGGATATCCGCATGCCCGCTATTACGAGGGTTGCGAATATGCCGACGAGGTGGAAGCCCTCGCGATAGAACGCGGGAAGAAGCTCTTCGGCGTGCCGCATATCAATGTGCAGCCGCATTCCGGCTCGCAGGCGAACATGGGCGTGTACTTCGCCGTGCTCAATCCCGGCGATACGATACTCGGCCTCGGGCTTGCTTCCGGCGGACATCTCACGCACGGCGCGAAAGTGAATTTCAGCGGGAAGATATACCGCGCGGTATCATACGACGTGCGCGAGAGCGATCAGATACTCGATTACGATAATATCCGCGACATAGCCAAGCGCGAGCGGCCGAAGATCCTCATCACCGGCGGGAGCGCATATTCACGCATCATCGATTTCAAAGCGATGCGGAGCATTGCCGACGAAGTGGGCGCATACTTTCTCGTCGACATGGCGCATTTCGGCGGACTTGTCGTCACGGGACTCTATCCCTCACCCGCGCCGTACGCGGATTTCATCACCGGCACAACGCATAAGACGCTGCGCGGCCCGCGATCGGGATATGCGATAGCGATGAAGGAAGACCTCGCGAAGAAACTCGATAAGCTCGTATTCCCCGGCATTCAGGGCGGACCGCTCGTGCATACCATCGCTGCGAAAGCGGTGTGTTTCAGGGAGGCGCTCGATCCGTCGTTCAGGAAATATCAGGAGAGCGTCATCGCCAATGCGAAGATGATGGCCTCCGAGCTCACCACGCGCGGCTATTCCATCGTGAGCGGCGGCACCGATACGCATCTCATGCTGGTGAATACAAAAAAGTCAAAGAACCTCACCGGCGACATCGCCGCGGGCGCGCTCGACAAGGCGTTCATCACCTGCAATAAGAACGGCATTCCGTTCGATCCGGAGTCGCCGAAAGTGACGAGCGGCATACGTCTCGGCACGCCGATACTGACCACGCGCGGTATGGGAACATCCGAAATAAAGACCGTCGTTGCGTTCATCGATCGTGTGTTATGCGATGTGAACAATGAGTCGACGATACAGGCGGTCGCGAACGATGTGCGGGATCTCTGTAAGAAATTCCCTATCTACGAATATCTCCGGTAA
- the galT gene encoding galactose-1-phosphate uridylyltransferase has product MSVFRKNVITNDWVIFAPNRAKRPHDFKSDEKDNVAILAERPAYRDNCPFCPGNEKTEDTEIFRIDRAGKWAVRVLENKFSSVDRRIPPHRRTEHLRNEIDGFGVHDVIIDNPRHNGTIALFSREEITDLLTAYRRRYIELIADTNIKHIVVFKNQGLKAGGSLEHPHSQVYGLPVIPFEANIRLREGERYYDLNGNCLMCDILRKERQERERIVYENDRFVCLMPYADLSPYHFWIVPRTHAASFSTIDDTSIVSMADCMKTVFGKMFNHLHNPDFNYVMQSLARYEREEDHFHWYVSVIPQVKQKGGLEYAGGLFVNTVLPETAAEELRKAPDTVVIQ; this is encoded by the coding sequence ATGTCTGTTTTTCGCAAGAATGTCATCACCAACGACTGGGTGATATTCGCGCCCAACCGCGCCAAGCGTCCGCACGATTTCAAAAGCGATGAGAAGGACAATGTGGCGATACTTGCCGAACGCCCGGCATATCGCGATAATTGTCCGTTCTGTCCGGGCAATGAAAAAACCGAGGACACCGAGATATTCCGTATCGACCGCGCGGGGAAATGGGCTGTTCGCGTATTAGAGAACAAGTTCTCGAGCGTCGACCGGCGCATACCGCCGCATCGGCGCACCGAACATCTGCGCAATGAGATCGACGGTTTCGGCGTGCACGACGTCATCATCGATAACCCGCGGCATAACGGCACGATCGCACTTTTCTCACGAGAGGAGATAACCGATCTTCTCACCGCATACCGCAGGCGGTATATCGAGCTCATTGCCGACACGAACATTAAACATATCGTCGTGTTCAAGAACCAGGGGCTTAAGGCGGGGGGATCGCTTGAGCATCCGCATTCACAGGTGTACGGACTCCCCGTCATCCCGTTCGAGGCGAACATCCGCCTGCGCGAGGGCGAGCGGTATTATGATCTTAACGGCAATTGCCTCATGTGCGATATACTGAGGAAAGAACGCCAGGAGCGCGAGCGCATTGTCTATGAGAACGATCGCTTCGTCTGCCTCATGCCGTATGCCGATCTCTCGCCGTATCATTTCTGGATAGTGCCGAGGACGCATGCAGCGTCGTTTTCCACTATCGATGACACGTCGATAGTATCAATGGCAGACTGCATGAAGACAGTTTTTGGAAAGATGTTCAATCACCTGCATAATCCCGATTTCAATTATGTGATGCAGTCCCTCGCGCGCTATGAACGCGAAGAGGACCACTTCCACTGGTATGTGAGCGTCATACCGCAGGTGAAGCAGAAAGGGGGATTGGAATACGCGGGCGGGCTTTTCGTGAACACCGTGCTGCCGGAAACGGCGGCCGAGGAGCTTCGCAAAGCCCCGGATACGGTCGTCATTCAGTGA